A single window of Thermococcus celericrescens DNA harbors:
- a CDS encoding class I SAM-dependent methyltransferase — MGFREKYAELGERYERIDGPLERFFDPLRRKASRFVAGRVLEIGVGTGFMLPYYPEDIELHTIDAVPEMLEVAKKKAKELGLNASFYVMDAERLEFPDESFDTVLSTFVFCTVPNPENAMKEIHRVLKPGGRAIFLEHTKSDCRLLNWLFLKPLDVLLGFLLEDNTLRETHLLARNYFEIEHEESHYRGIVRLLVGRKV, encoded by the coding sequence ATGGGATTCCGGGAAAAGTACGCCGAGCTGGGCGAGAGGTACGAGCGCATAGACGGCCCCCTGGAGAGGTTCTTTGACCCGCTGAGGAGGAAAGCTTCCCGGTTCGTCGCCGGAAGGGTCCTCGAAATCGGCGTTGGCACGGGCTTCATGCTCCCCTACTATCCCGAGGACATAGAACTCCACACGATAGACGCCGTCCCAGAGATGCTGGAGGTGGCGAAGAAGAAGGCCAAGGAGCTCGGCCTGAATGCCAGCTTTTACGTTATGGACGCCGAGAGGCTTGAATTCCCGGACGAGAGCTTTGATACCGTCCTTTCAACCTTCGTCTTCTGTACCGTTCCCAACCCGGAGAATGCTATGAAAGAAATCCACCGCGTCCTTAAGCCCGGCGGAAGGGCCATCTTCCTGGAGCACACGAAGAGCGACTGCCGGCTTTTGAACTGGCTGTTTCTCAAGCCCCTCGACGTTCTCCTCGGCTTTCTGCTTGAGGACAACACGCTGAGGGAAACACACCTTTTGGCCAGAAACTACTTCGAAATCGAGCATGAGGAGAGCCACTACAGGGGAATAGTCAGGCTCCTCGTGGGCAGGAAGGTGTGA
- a CDS encoding DMT family transporter — protein VATKGNVAGLNFTDPTGVALGLGSAVVWASYWLLNLRDERPLVEKMFWNFLFGFAYVSIVVVATGNFTVPPVEGLAGAIYVGLFEMGITFLLWYRAVEGDMAFASNLAYLVPFMSLFFISLVVGESIAPATVLGLAMIVGGIILGREQ, from the coding sequence GTCGCGACGAAAGGGAACGTTGCCGGTCTGAACTTCACCGACCCCACAGGCGTTGCCCTCGGCCTGGGAAGCGCGGTGGTCTGGGCGAGCTACTGGCTGCTGAACCTCCGGGACGAGAGGCCCCTCGTCGAAAAGATGTTCTGGAACTTCCTCTTCGGCTTCGCATACGTTTCAATCGTTGTGGTTGCAACCGGCAACTTCACAGTACCACCCGTGGAAGGTCTCGCAGGGGCCATTTACGTCGGCCTCTTCGAGATGGGAATCACTTTCCTGCTCTGGTACAGGGCCGTTGAGGGGGACATGGCCTTTGCATCCAATCTGGCCTACCTCGTGCCCTTTATGAGCCTGTTCTTCATCTCCCTCGTCGTCGGAGAGAGCATCGCGCCGGCAACCGTCCTGGGGCTGGCGATGATAGTAGGGGGCATAATCCTCGGAAGGGAACAATAA